One region of Cheilinus undulatus linkage group 4, ASM1832078v1, whole genome shotgun sequence genomic DNA includes:
- the LOC121508802 gene encoding uncharacterized protein LOC121508802: protein MDGQWMTVMLVILVSNGCSAVVDQNNLALLTARIKNEYSIRGMYSLALSIQSEDPVNLQNIFQNNPKRQVEQAISGRQVYRGQRLAVAGVNQPEHAEYRLLNGLQLDSQDGDLLVLFSYASSCPSTCTNSRNPYNILNPIRNLINSGRWSRRVFVFEKIFRPQNSQGIDESKLKQAIVELGNSGIGLENIYRCYKPQTPNSNFQCTSCSVGGGVASECVNYNAK from the exons ATGGACGGACAATGGATGACTGTGATGCTGGTGATCCTCGTGTCTAATGGATGTTCAGCTGTTGTGGACCAGAATAACCTCGCACTGCTGACGGCAAGAATCAAAAATGA GTACAGTATTCGTGGTATGTACAGTCTGGCTCTCAGCATCCAGAGTGAAGACCCAGTAAACCTGCAGAACATCTTCCAAAATAACCCCAAGAGGCAGGTTGAACAGGCGATTTCAGGCAGGCAGGTGTACAGAGGACAACGTCTCGCTGTGGCTGGAGTCAACCAGCCTGAACACGCTGAGTATCGACTTCTGAACGGCCTACAGCTCGACAGTCAAGATGGTGACTTGTTGGTCCTCTTTTCTTATGCCTCCTCTTGTCCCTCTACCTGTACCAACAGCAGGAACCCTTACAATATCCTTAATCCGATCAGAAACCTCATCAACAGTGGCAGATGGAGCAGGCGTGTCTTTGTGTTTGAGAAGATATTCAGGCCTCAAAACAGCCAGGGTATTgatgaaagtaaattaaaaCAGGCCATCGTAGAGCTCGGAAACTCTGGCATCGGTCTGGAGAACATATATCGCTGTTACAAACCACAAACACCCAACAGTAATTTTCAGTGCACCAGCTGCtcagtgggggggggggtggcaAGTGAGTGTGTCAATTATAACGCAAAATAA